The stretch of DNA CATGATCTCCAGACCTTTAACTAAATAAAAGCTGTGTGTTTACACATGCTAGCCATGATttcactgctctgcttctgctgcccAAGTGCAGTgagaggcagggctgtgctcaggctgctgctAGTAACCACAGATGATACAATCGGCCCCCTGGTCCCGGCTGGAGCCGTCGATGCCCTGCTCCGCAATCTCCTGGAGGAAGAtgttcagctgctctgcctgacTCTCAGGGAAGGCAAGCGTGTGCACACAGGTGCTGTTGCTGGGGAAATAGGCAGATTTAGCTCCACTGATGGCCACCtcagaggctggaaaagatcaaagatgataataaataaataaataggcaGCTGAATTAGCTTAGCATTGTCCTGATTTTAAACATGTGCTGGGATTCCAATTTTCTAAACTAAAGTCTCCAACCTGGAATAATTGTCTAGATGATTGCTTGCTTTTAGTAAGCCTTGGAAAACAACTAGCAACTGCTCTAGCAACCAGGCACTGTCAACggtaaaatattttccattaaacaTAGGAGTGGTCGAGTGGTCCTTTTGTGTATCTAtatgcacatttatttttaaattaagacaATAACAACAGAGTCATACAGCCTGCTTTGGGTCACAGATTGAGCAATGGATAAAATGGGAGCAGTCTTACAGTCCTTGGGCTGCCATGAAGATGGCATCATTGCTGGCTAGGGCCCAGCTGCTGGGCTTTATTGTCTGTACATACAGGTGTTGGCCAGTTTGCTGAGATTCTTCAACTATTGTTGCAAGATAAACAGATTTATGTCCTCTTGCTGTCTGTCCCGTGCACACAACCCTTGTGCAACATGGAGTTTGTGTTAGGATGATAccagttttctggtttttttaaaaaaaacaggtcCATCTTCCCACAAACATTTGCATAAATGCCTTATTTAGTACCCCAAGATGAAACAGCAGTGCCTTCATGAGAGTATTATAGCTAATGTGTTTTATTGCTCATCAGTTTGCCAGCTCAGCACTGACTCTCACAATGTCACACATGACAAGGCTGTCACGAAAAgagaaacttttctttcctcctatTTTTTTGAACAAAAGAGAGGAAGCCTCGTGTCCTTATGAACAGATATATCTGAGAAGCACTCACGGTTGCAAACAGCCAGTGCCTTTCCCCCACTAAGCTGCGTGGTCCAGGAAAACCCCGTGGCATTGCCACACACTTCATAGAGCCTGCTCCTTCTGAGGAACTGGAAGTCATAACCCTTGGGAAACAGTGGtggggagaaaataaacaaacactgTCTTAGGGTACATCATGGTAActgcaaggggaaaaaacagggcaGGGAAGTACAAACACTACAacctctcccagccctgaggGATATAAAAAAAAGTATAGCAAGCAAAATTACGCTTTATGTAATTTACCTTAGGCTTTACCAAAGGAAGGAATAGGTGCAGCAATATAGCAGCAGTAAGGCAGGAATGTTACCTTGTTGCACATGGGTTTGCAGTACTGAGTGTTGTCAATGGTCACACACACGAGCCCCCCGTTTTTTGGGGCCACTGGGCGCGGGCATGGAGGTAGCTGCTTGCAAACTTTTGGATggataaaaagaaagagagtgAGAAAACAATATATCAGAGTGAAAGTGGGTATaaaagctttcctttcccaAGCAAATTCATTGACCTGTCTCCGCCAGCTGACATCATCAAAGCAAGcatttttgcttgtttaaaatttttttgtcCCCTCACATTTTTTTTTGGCCACACCCACCAAATTTTCCCCTCACTTGTCACTGTGACTACAGGGTCAGCCCCAGTTACACTTTAGAGGTGGCTCACTGTGGCATTTGCATTTGCAGCACTGACATTCAGCGCTATTGTGGCCAAACCTATCCAAATATTTCTTGGAAAAATGTGACTGGCATGCCAGctccaaggcagcacagaggctggagggcagagcagaccctgctggccctgtgactgtgctgctgctcagcaccggtgcctgggctgcagagacagcaggaCCCCCTGTTTGTGCTGCCGTGCCTCCCcaatcccagtgctccctgtTGCTGAGATATCTTTTACATTATGCCCTCCTCCCCTAAAGAAATGCAGACACTTGGTTCATTCTGTAGTAGAAAGAATTTCCTGTGTGCTTCTCCTCTGCCACTTTGTTCAACGCCCAGCAAAGGGGAGCGTTGGTTCAGGAGGGGCCTCACATTTCTCCTGAACAGGGCGCAGCAGATCAAGTGTTTCTTGCAGTGTCCATGCCAGGAAATTGATTGAAGCTTTTTCACCCTCGGCAATAATGTCAGGCAAgcattttgaatatttctgtGGAGATAGGGGAGAAAAAGTTGAAGTTGAAAAGGAAAGACTTTGGAGCCTTAGAATTAACCTATCTGTGAACACATGTAAATAAAGAAGCTCAGGTATTTCTAGGTAGCTACTGTTATTTATCTCGCTGTTCTGCTTATGTTCAAGCCACTTTATATATCTAAAGCAgagcaaaactggaaaatatatCTACAAGGACATTTTTGGACAAGCAGTAGCAGGACCAAAGCTGTGGTAAGTCAGATGACACTAATGTTTTTCTGCTCTTGCGTgtgcctcccctccccagcatgTACTTTGTACATTGCCAAAGCAATACACGAGTTGTGCttgcccagcagcacaggcagacacagcaggagcCCACCAGCACAGGAGGTGGGTGCAGAACAGACCCTGGGTCAGCCAACCTCTTACCTTGAGACTCCCATTCACATCATCTATGGTTGCACTTTTGCATTCACTTAGATCGGCAAAAGCTCTGATTTCAGTAAAATCTAAAAGACAAGCAGAAGCAGGTACTTAGCTAGGTCATAGTCCCTCCTGACACAGGAACAAACCCCAAATACCACTTGTTCAGAGGAACTGTTCTTCTATCCTGCTTCTACCCTATCCCACAGTCCTAGTACCAGCTTGTATATCCGAGGTGATCAGGGCTCAAATCTGAATAATCTGTACAAATATTGATTTGTTGGAAACAGCAATGTAAGCACCTGCTTGGGGCCACTCAGAGCTGGGTTCCCAAGCAGGCCCTTCATTTCTCTAAGACAGCCCTGTTTAAATAATTGCTAGTCATAGTCAAGAACATCTTACCTGCAAGAAGAACTGCTAAACTTAGAACAAACTGTATTTTCcagaggaggcaggagctgaTCATTTCTCTCTGCAGGAGACCACAGGTAATTATTTGTTGCTTGTGGTGCCTAAGAGCAAAAGCCCTGGAGtcaggcacagagctgtgtgGCTGGATGTTTACCCTGTGCCTCActccacagcagtgctgtgatcAGGGATTAGGGGGAGGCACATATTGCCCCACTTGCTGGGAAGCCCAAGAAGAGCTTGCCAGAACAGTCTGGGGGAGGGCAAGGGCATGTTCTTGTTAGGGCAGGCTGGCTGAGGcgggctggctctgctgctgccggCTCCACGGGGAAATTTTCACATTAACTGGTTTACTGTAAACATGTTCAGTGTATGCACGTTCTTGCATGCTATGGCTCTCTCACCACCTTCTGTGTTTGCCTTCTCTCTGTGTTtgcctctcacacacacacacaaatatactTTTATAAAGAAGACATAATAATGCCTTAATTTGTATGTCATACTCAAAGAGAAAGCGTAGAACATCAAGTGACAACTGATTTGAACCAATGGGTTATGGTCTGTATCCTGTAGCATCCAGAGttttactcttttcttttcttttctttttttcttttctttttaatgaagcCATGATCCTCATGTGGTTAAATCCATTTATGGGAAGAGCTGAATAGGTAGCAAAATTGCCACAAAAGTTCAACCTTTACTACCCTGCACGTTTACTAGCAGATTAATCCAATTGTCCTAGGGGTGTGCCTGACCCATGTGTGAAATGCAGGGTTCAGAATCACAGCCTTTCACCTGACAGCTGTCACACATCTCCTCACACTGCCAAACCTAGGGCCATTCAGCCTCACCTTCCTGCTAACCAGCTGGGCACACACACAACCCTCTCCTTTCCAACAAACCTTTAATGGTTGTTATTGCCACCACCTGAGCAGAACTGTTCCTTTCATTTGCAggtgtttct from Vidua chalybeata isolate OUT-0048 chromosome 8, bVidCha1 merged haplotype, whole genome shotgun sequence encodes:
- the LOC128791777 gene encoding uncharacterized protein LOC128791777; this translates as MISSCLLWKIQFVLSLAVLLADFTEIRAFADLSECKSATIDDVNGSLKKYSKCLPDIIAEGEKASINFLAWTLQETLDLLRPVQEKFCKQLPPCPRPVAPKNGGLVCVTIDNTQYCKPMCNKGYDFQFLRRSRLYEVCGNATGFSWTTQLSGGKALAVCNPSEVAISGAKSAYFPSNSTCVHTLAFPESQAEQLNIFLQEIAEQGIDGSSRDQGADCIICGY